One segment of Deltaproteobacteria bacterium DNA contains the following:
- the pyk gene encoding pyruvate kinase, with product MSGHRHTRRTKIVCTIGPASSSPETIRRLIEAGMDVARLNFSHGNHETHGRAIHDLRRASQELNREIGILMDLAGPKIRLGEIPELERILEPDTRVKLVSGPHASGDELPVNYPWLYEDVEEGDRILLADGQVELCVMDKKNQALHCQVIVGGTVSSHKGVNLPTSQLRIPTFTDKDRRDLEFGLARGVDMVAMSFVRHENDLTPLIEILNRMDRPPLLIAKIEKPDALERFQKILRSVGGAMVARGDLGVEMPLEEVPLIQKRIIQETRMAGKVVITATQMLRSMMSSPRPSRAEVTDVANAILDGTDAVMLSDETAMGRYPVEAVKVLDRICQATEPALNEERFLQEGLSELLPLTAAAISRAATWLARDLNPAAIVAATTSGSTARLIARYRPPLPVVGLTPELSTCRQLCLSWGVVPVLISACDNADEMLNQVRHWVQEKGMVKSGDRLIVTAGMPFRVPGTTNLLKVIEIE from the coding sequence ATGAGCGGCCACAGGCATACCCGCCGGACAAAAATCGTCTGCACCATTGGTCCGGCTAGCTCCTCCCCGGAAACGATCCGGCGGCTGATCGAAGCGGGCATGGACGTGGCCCGGCTCAACTTCTCCCATGGCAACCATGAAACCCATGGCCGCGCCATCCATGATTTGCGCCGCGCTTCACAGGAGCTGAACCGCGAAATCGGCATCCTCATGGACCTGGCCGGCCCCAAGATTCGGCTGGGAGAAATTCCAGAGCTCGAACGAATCCTTGAGCCTGACACCAGGGTGAAGCTGGTTTCAGGCCCGCATGCCTCTGGAGACGAACTTCCGGTGAACTATCCGTGGCTCTATGAGGACGTTGAGGAGGGAGACCGCATCCTTCTGGCTGACGGGCAGGTTGAACTTTGTGTCATGGACAAAAAAAACCAGGCGTTACACTGCCAGGTCATCGTCGGCGGAACGGTTTCTTCTCACAAGGGCGTGAACCTGCCCACCAGCCAGCTGCGCATTCCCACCTTCACCGATAAAGATCGCCGCGACCTCGAGTTTGGGCTTGCACGGGGCGTTGACATGGTGGCCATGTCATTTGTGCGCCACGAGAATGATCTGACTCCTTTAATCGAAATCTTAAACCGGATGGATCGTCCGCCCCTTTTGATCGCCAAGATAGAAAAACCGGACGCCCTTGAACGATTCCAGAAAATCCTGAGGTCGGTCGGAGGGGCGATGGTGGCCCGGGGTGACCTGGGGGTGGAGATGCCCCTGGAGGAAGTGCCTCTTATCCAGAAGCGGATCATCCAGGAGACGCGTATGGCAGGAAAGGTCGTTATCACCGCCACCCAGATGCTGCGCTCCATGATGAGCAGCCCGCGGCCCAGCCGCGCCGAAGTGACTGACGTGGCCAACGCTATCCTGGATGGCACCGATGCGGTTATGCTTTCCGACGAGACCGCCATGGGCCGTTACCCGGTCGAAGCAGTCAAGGTGCTGGATAGAATTTGTCAGGCCACTGAACCGGCCTTGAATGAGGAACGATTCCTCCAGGAGGGTCTCTCAGAGCTTCTGCCTCTGACGGCGGCGGCCATCAGCCGTGCTGCGACCTGGCTGGCGCGGGACCTTAACCCTGCGGCTATTGTGGCAGCCACCACGAGCGGCAGTACCGCCCGGCTTATTGCCCGCTACCGTCCCCCGCTGCCGGTGGTGGGGCTGACCCCTGAACTCAGCACCTGCCGCCAGCTATGCCTCTCCTGGGGAGTGGTCCCTGTCCTTATCTCTGCTTGCGATAACGCCGATGAGATGCTGAACCAGGTCCGGCACTGGGTACAGGAGAAAGGCATGGTCAAGTCGGGTGACCGTCTGATCGTAACCGCAGGCATGCCTTTCAGGGTGCCAGGCACTACCAATCTGCTTAAAGTCATCGAGATTGAGTGA